The Musa acuminata AAA Group cultivar baxijiao chromosome BXJ1-8, Cavendish_Baxijiao_AAA, whole genome shotgun sequence genomic sequence AACTTGAAATGATTATCATTCACGACTGTTTCTGTTTATTTTTTCCAGGCTGACAACCTACGACAACAAACACTGCAACAGATGCACCGGATATTAACTACTCGTCAGTCTGCACGGGCACTTCTTGCCATCAATGATTACTTCTCACGGCTTCGTGCCCTCAGCTCTCTTTGGCTTGCTCGGCCGCGGGAGTAAGCCAAATTTGTTATTTGTGCCTTACCTGAGCTCATTTCTTCCTACTCTTAGAGCTGATCGCAAAAATATCTATCTTATCAGTCAGAGTTACTACTAGCTCCAGTATATCATGGCTGGCTGGATGCTTGCAGTGTAGTTTTAGACACTCGGTGGAGCTAAAACTTAACTCATGTACAGCAAGAATAGCCCACCATTCTCATGCGATGTACCATTAACTTGTGCGAGAAAACCCACCTCATGTTGTTGGCGTTCTGTAAGCTTGTATTGTCTCAGTTAGAAAAAAATGATTATTGAATAATCACGCAGAAATTTTACCTAATGTTGTTTCTTGCGAATTGAAGTTGTTGATATGTTTATGAGAATGCCGTGCAAAGGGTGATGTTTGTGTTCCTATCTGAGAACAGGCTATTGGATCCTCTTTATTGCCACCGATGCATGTGTTCTGAGAATGCCGTGGATTCTATATGGTAACGTTTATCTAACCTTTTCCATGAAGATGTTTGTAGTCGAACATATACATGCATCAAAACCAAAGAGACAAATCCAAACAAGAAGCAAAACAGTACAGAAGGGAAAGCCATGCATGAGTGCGTGGGCGGATCAAACGTATGCTTCCGGCGCCAAGCGTGGGCTCAGAAGCGCCGTGACAGGCACAGCCTTGGGGAGCGCCAACCCAAACTTCTCCTCCATGTCGAGCTCCTCCCCATCCGGCAGCTTCCAGTCGAACGAGTGCACCAACGTCGCCAGCATGTACTGCACGAACACCATGCCCACGAGCTTCCCCGCGCAGATCCGCCGCCCGGCCCCGAACGGTATCAGCTCGAAGTCGTTGCCATGCGGGTCGATCTTGGCCGCCTTGCCGGAGACGAAGCGGTCGGGGTCGAACGCGAGGGGGTCGTCCCACGCGGCGGGGTCGCGCCCGATGGCCCAGATGTTGACGAGGAGGCGGGTGTTGCCGGGGATGTAGTAGCCGTTCACCTCGCACTCCTCGAAGGAGAAGTGGGGGAGGCCGAGAGGTGTGGACGGGTGCAGGCGCAGCGCTTCCTTGCACACCGCGTGCAGGTAGGGGAGCTTGGGCAGGTCGGATTCCTGGACCATGCGGCCTCGGCCCACCACGTAGTCGATCTCGGATTGCAGGCGGCGGAGGATGCTCGGGTTCTTCAGCATCTCCGCCAGCGCCCACTCCACGATGACCGCCGACGTGTCGGTGCCGGCTGTGAACAGGTCCTGCATGCAGAGTGCAGATGTGATCAGCAACCAAAGTTTGATCAAACGAAGGTTAGAATCTGGAGGAGTGCTGATGGTGTCCTCCTCGCCCCACCGGCCAATCCAAGAATAGCCTTCGGACCTACTGTAAAGATGGATGGTGACGCATGCTGGAGTGGAGTAGATTTGTAAGTTATTCGATGGGCATTTGGTCGAGCACCTTAATCAAACACCGAATCTTGGGAGTGGAAAGCTCAAGGAGAACTCACAAAAATGATAGCCTTGACGTTGACGTCCGTGATGGTCTCGCCGTCCTCTCCCTCCCTGTTGGCCATGATAGTGTCGATGAAGTCCGGCCTCCCTCTGCGCTCCTCCTTGGTGGCCTCGTGCTCCTCCAACAGCTTCGTCACCATGGCGTCGAACCGAACATGCACCCACCGCATCTTCGCCTGTACCCGCTGCAGGTCCATCCACGCGATAGCCGGCACGAAGTCGCCGATGTTGAACAGCCCGCCCCCAGTCAGCAGCTCCACGATCATGTCCTTGTACTGGTTCGACTCGATGCCCTGGACGTCGAACACCCGCTTGCTCACCACAATCTGGCCAATGATGTTGGCCAGGGCGCACACCAGCATCTCCGGCAGCACCACAGGGCGGCCCTCCGCGGCCGCTCGGTGCATGGACATGACCATGTGGCCGAACTCGGCGCGGCGCACCGGGGCCCAGTCGGCAAGCGCCTTGCCGCCCAGGAGGTGGAGGCTGCAGAGCTTGCGGAGGAGCTTCCACTTGGGGCCGTAGTCGGCGAACACCATGTTCTGGCGGTGATAGGTGACGTCCATGGCGCTGATGACGTTCGGGCGGTTGGCGAACTGCGCGTCGTGGGCCTTGAGGAAGGCGCGGGCAGCGCCGGCGTCAGATGCCACGACGCAGCCGCAGCTTCCCATCTTGAGGTACATAATGGGGCCGTAGCGCTGGGCCAGGCGGGCGAGGCCGGTGTGCGCCTGGAGGCCGACGAGGGGCAAAGCGCCGAGGACAGGGTAGCCTCGGGGGCCGGGCGGGAGGGGGAGGCGCGAGGGCGACCTGTGAAGGAAAcggcggaggaggtggtggatGAGGAGGCAGAGCGCGACGGTTGCCGCGATGAAGGGGTCGATTTGCATGGTGGTGCTCAGCAATCAGCCACAAGCAAATTGATTATAATGCTTAGTGCCAAGCTGtcgatatatatacacacatatatatacatatacatatacatatatatatatatacacatacatatacatatacatgtataaagACAAGCAAACGATATGATATACAGTGACATCATAATGTACACAGCACACACCACACCATTGAATGATTACGGTACACATCGACTCCGGACCATAGTGGAGACTCGGTTGTTATGTCGGTCGGCTTCTACCATCGAAAGACACAGGAAAACTCGAAGAGCATTGCTCACCAAACAAGTTGATCGTTTCATACTCCATCTATAATGAATCAAAACTATCATGATGGATCCATTAGCCGCTGTTGCCGTCCACTTTAGAAGGTCGGATAAGATATTAGGGTCTCCACCACGAACACACAAGCCGAGAAGGTTCTCAGTAAGTGGAGCAGACACCGAGTGTGCGGTTGGGTGGGTGCGAAGAGGTTGGTGGCAActgtttcaaggatttgcaatggGAAGACACCGACGGCGAAGGAAATCATGGATGAGGAGGGCCAGACAGCAATGTGGTCTGCTGGTGTAGCTTCCACTTCAAACAAAGACAAAACTAAAAAGGCGATTCCCTGTCACCACCGTGTGCATGATGGTCTCATAAATTAATTACTTTGCTCGCAAGTGTTTGAACGATACGATACGATACCTTTCTTTCTCTACCAACTGTTACTTGATTGAGACTATATCATGTTGTAGTAATCTTTTAGTTATTGGCAACATGAGAGAGATTAAGCTATAGTTCATCTTTATTTTCGTCGTAAAGTAGTAACACACAAATTACTTTCTCGGGGAGATTAATGTACTCGGAAGGAAAGAATGGATGAATAGAGACAACAAAGTCAAAGATATAAAGCTGCTAGCCGTCGCTCCCCTCTACCTACGACGCCCACCGCGGCGGGTGGACTTCCTAGTTGGTGAGATAGCGTCTTGTGGGCCGTCGTTGTTGGCCTTCTAATGTGGCGTCTGTCACTTCACGTTTGGGGTTCCTGTGGGTTGCCACTCCAACCAAATTCTTGCAGCCATCGAATTAATAATTGCCACCGGTTGGTAGTCATCGTTGCGCTAAATATCGACATCCAGTAGTATTTGGTGGGTGAGTGGGATGGATGGATGGAACAAGATTCaccataccgtatcgtaccgacgtttcaactcgggctcggtacggtataccACTCGCGTACCACTGGtctatcggatcggtacgtaccgcccgtaccggacggtacggcaaaccttgggaTGGAAAAGAGATCGATGGGGGGCACACAATAAAACAATCATAAGAAGAGAAAAATTCAACTAGTTTGAAGACCCGTTACAGCAGCTTATTTGTTCTCAGAAATCGTAGTAGAATAAATACTGTGTGTGTGTGACAACAAGCGTGTCATCGAAACCTTTTCATATGGTGGGATACGAACACATTTATATTAAAGCATGCAAGCTGATCACACTACATAAGTAGTATTTGCTTTTCCATACACCAACAAGTCTTAAAAAATAAGGTAAAAAAAAGTGAGACAACAGAATGAATGAATTGCACACTGCATTGAGTAAAAAAGACAGGAAGAAAAAGGTCCACGACATAGATATTATTTAAAGATGGTAAGATATCCTAAGCAGCATCCAATCCCCCATTATCTTCTATCAACAAGAAGTCAGTATCAAAGGTTAGATACTACCTAGAGGACCTTCAATTGACACACACAAAGAGTTCTAGCGctatatatagatatagattATATATATCATGAAGAGCCACACCTAGGCAAGCACCAACACCTGATTGATTGCTTTAAGTTACAGGACCAAGTTATCCCTCATCCTTGTTGTACACAGATGATTCTTCCAAGCATCAACCAACCAACATATGCCCTTCCGTCAGGGAGATGCCCATGCAAAGTAGTTACAGACAGCGCGCCTAGAAGCAGTCCAATTCCCGCACCCAAAGAAGCATCTGCCTTGGGTTGGTCCCGGCTTGCGGACGACACACTTGCTGCTCAACACCCCACAGTAGCAAAACATTTGCCTCTCCTTTCCACCAGAGCTCACAAAGGGATGAAACTGGAAAGGAGCACCTACCAGCTCTTTGGGTTTTTGGGTGTGCTGGTTTTGATCTAACAAAATATTTCGTGACGTCTCATATTTAAGGGGGAACTCTGAAGTCTGTGACATTAAGGAATTGGTGATGGAGAACTTAAAGCCCATATCCATGAGATGAACGAGGAGGCGGGCAGTATTACGAGCATCATCGAGGCCGCAGTGTGCACGGCCCTCCCATGTCAAACCGGCAAGCTGGACAGCCTCCTTGAGATTGCAGCGAACACCATGAAACATTTCCTGAAACGGAACCTTTAAGTTGATCCACCTGCTCGAAATAATGGAGAAGAGATGTTTTCATCACTTTGAAATCAATTGCATTCAATGTATGTTTAATAAAATGTCTTTGCTGAGCAGTGAATTAAGACATGAAAGAGATACATTGATGAACTTGTTGGAAGCAGATTTATCAACAACCTCATAATTAAATACACAACGATGTCGTCTGGCAAAGTGTCAACAAGCATTCTTTCCTGCTTTGTCATTAAAAAGCAAGAGCAGCATGGATTGATCTCGAGATTAAGTCTAATAGGTTTGATATACATACATAGAAAGAGGAGTATGAGAAGTTTATGGTAAAAAGTTCTGCCAGCAGAATCATGGTGACCAATTAATGAACTTCATGAAGAAAATCTACATCGTGTCTAGAACAACTATTACTAATCAGATGAAACACACAATCATGGCAAGGAAGAGTGGGTACTCCGCTGTAAAGAAGATTGGTGAACCATCAAAATGCATGATAGTTACCTGTTAAAATAGGGAGGCTTCCTGATCCTTTTGAATTTGCATTCAGATTCTAACATAACACGACAATCCCAGTTAGACCATGTCACTACAGCAAAGTTTTTGTGCTTGATTCCTTTCTTTTCTAGCCATTTATCATGCATGAGTAGAGCTTCACTTAGAGGAACACCTCTGTCTACCTGAAACTCCAGAAAAGGAAAAGGTTAACACCTTCGTATTGATATAATATCAAGCAAACTATTCAACTGAACGTGACCAATCTCAAGCAGTACTTTGTCCAACAAAATTCATTACGGTTACTGGTTGGATAGTAGCAATGTTGTTAGAAGACTTCAATTTGCTACTAGAAAAACAAGTTCTAGATTTTGGGAATCAACACAATGACATTTGGAGAAATGAATTCAACATGAAAACTATAATCAAAAAAGGATTTGTCATTATTAATTTAAACCATGAAATGATAGGTCCCGATGGCATATGAATTTTGCCAATACTGAAATTGTCGCAGACAAGAAAAACAGAACCATCTTCAGGCTTCAAAGTTGGGCAGCATCACATATGCTTTGCCAATGACCAAGGGCATAAAACACTTATCTTGATAGATTAAGCAGCTGTATCTAGCTTAAAACATATTAATAAGCCTTAAGCAGCATTTGCAGAAAGCTTTTGATGTCTGCACAAACTGGATAGATATACATTTTTTCCCATCAGAACATGAGAAAGATGGGTATGCCAGGGAGCAGCCATAACAGTCAACTATTAATCAATGATTTAATAACCATCTACACTAACTTAAAGCATTGGCTACAGAACAGTTGCGTAATGACTTCTTGTACTTAACCACACATTCTAGAGTGAACAGAAATATACTCTTAGACAATCCTTTATGCAACCACATATGTCTACATAAACAACCACGAAGACTAAATGAGACCACCTAAGAGTTTGAGTAACCATTTCTTTTACTTAAGCACACGTTCTAGATTCAACAGAAATCACTCTTAAACCATCCTTACTCATATCAAAGCAAAAAAAGAGAATCTTACTAGATTGTTTTTCTTTGGGTTAATCCAATCATGACTTAAAATGGCGAATAAATAGGTACAACATGGACTAGTAATTACTGGTCCAACCAAGCACCAGTGACAGGTCATGCAGCTCGGTGGCATTCCTTATATTACAAGGACAACAACAAACAAagccataagtcccaactatttgggatcggctAGGTAGCATCCTTATACTGCTCATTTTAATTTTGTATTAATTTATTCTGCAACAACAAGCAGTACAGTTAGTATACCGTTCGATGTCTCAGTACCGTACCATCTAACAAGTTAATAAAACCAGTATCTAAAAACCTCAAATCAGCAGATACAATTTCTTTGCAAACTTGGTAAAAGACTATAGAGAAATAACCAAATCCAATTAtatctgtgaaaagaagaaaacaattaATCAAAAACTCTTTACACGCATAATGAAATTCAAGCAGAAAATGAGGATAAACTGATATgcgtaaaaattaataaaaacagATCCTCAAATCAGCAAAAGATAGCATAGAAAAATCGAGGCAAAATTTGAGCCTATATTAAAT encodes the following:
- the LOC135587116 gene encoding flavonoid 3',5'-hydroxylase 1-like; translated protein: MQIDPFIAATVALCLLIHHLLRRFLHRSPSRLPLPPGPRGYPVLGALPLVGLQAHTGLARLAQRYGPIMYLKMGSCGCVVASDAGAARAFLKAHDAQFANRPNVISAMDVTYHRQNMVFADYGPKWKLLRKLCSLHLLGGKALADWAPVRRAEFGHMVMSMHRAAAEGRPVVLPEMLVCALANIIGQIVVSKRVFDVQGIESNQYKDMIVELLTGGGLFNIGDFVPAIAWMDLQRVQAKMRWVHVRFDAMVTKLLEEHEATKEERRGRPDFIDTIMANREGEDGETITDVNVKAIIFDLFTAGTDTSAVIVEWALAEMLKNPSILRRLQSEIDYVVGRGRMVQESDLPKLPYLHAVCKEALRLHPSTPLGLPHFSFEECEVNGYYIPGNTRLLVNIWAIGRDPAAWDDPLAFDPDRFVSGKAAKIDPHGNDFELIPFGAGRRICAGKLVGMVFVQYMLATLVHSFDWKLPDGEELDMEEKFGLALPKAVPVTALLSPRLAPEAYV
- the LOC135587118 gene encoding uncharacterized protein LOC135587118, translated to MIDPAAQDKMQGNHEASSGCPKDNASHSNSQESGNVVQRFPELKDGKDLPVCDFTKANNSMSWEPYAILNQGYSGPFYRQETLALPFPHPDFLMLRQVQLNAFENNVYPVTRDYPFPVENGFSYMPPVKMFSQVHPHKFQIQEFQYFVVIDFEATCDKERNPHPQEIIEFPSVLVNSATGQLEAVFQTYVRPAYHQHLTDFCKELTGIQQIQVDRGVPLSEALLMHDKWLEKKGIKHKNFAVVTWSNWDCRVMLESECKFKRIRKPPYFNRWINLKVPFQEMFHGVRCNLKEAVQLAGLTWEGRAHCGLDDARNTARLLVHLMDMGFKFSITNSLMSQTSEFPLKYETSRNILLDQNQHTQKPKELVGAPFQFHPFVSSGGKERQMFCYCGVLSSKCVVRKPGPTQGRCFFGCGNWTASRRAVCNYFAWASP